The Lacipirellulaceae bacterium genome contains a region encoding:
- a CDS encoding S1/P1 nuclease — MPQRQIRIALAALLLLTTLTPRAGAWSASGHHIIALIAFDLLDEGDQQKLLDILTEHPRYAEDFTPSPKVANATRWRVGTAGYWPDIARKTKYDRPTWHYQLASTLTIGDESKLEVPDDPGPLPDNATLKTQKLHIAQAIELCRKVLGSKHSSGGDRALALCWLGHLVGDSHQPCHAGSLYAAGIFPKGDRGANSIPTKQSRNMHALWDGLLGDRYDEAPVRRRYVDIVQDKRLQRFANKAMGKEDALNPLVWLEESRNASKQFVYTNEVLTPIRPAAAGELVTMPQLYLTDLYLENAGNVARIRAIQAGHRLAAIWREGLTADGDFRQAVDQSRSNPEGLTHWLNTRTGSRHNSTCKNYENTSRGRFCGLDEGRACGLCGG, encoded by the coding sequence ATGCCCCAACGCCAAATCCGAATAGCCTTAGCGGCCCTACTACTCCTGACAACGCTCACGCCGCGCGCTGGTGCTTGGTCTGCCTCAGGCCACCACATCATCGCACTAATCGCCTTCGATCTCCTCGACGAAGGCGACCAGCAGAAGCTCCTGGACATCCTCACAGAACATCCTCGCTATGCTGAGGACTTCACACCGTCACCGAAGGTGGCCAACGCCACACGCTGGCGAGTCGGGACTGCCGGCTACTGGCCGGATATTGCCCGCAAGACCAAGTACGATCGACCAACTTGGCACTATCAACTGGCGTCAACTCTGACAATCGGCGACGAATCCAAGCTAGAAGTGCCTGACGACCCAGGTCCGCTGCCGGACAACGCTACACTCAAGACTCAGAAGCTACACATTGCCCAAGCGATTGAACTTTGTCGCAAGGTACTTGGTAGTAAACACAGCAGCGGCGGCGATCGTGCTTTGGCACTGTGTTGGCTTGGTCACTTAGTGGGCGACTCTCACCAACCTTGTCACGCTGGCAGCCTCTACGCGGCTGGTATCTTCCCAAAGGGGGATCGTGGTGCCAACTCGATTCCCACCAAGCAGAGCCGCAATATGCACGCGCTGTGGGATGGTCTGCTAGGTGATCGTTACGACGAGGCACCCGTCCGTCGTCGCTACGTGGACATCGTGCAAGACAAACGACTCCAGAGATTCGCCAACAAAGCGATGGGCAAGGAAGACGCCCTTAATCCTCTTGTGTGGCTTGAAGAGAGTCGCAACGCGAGTAAGCAGTTCGTCTACACGAACGAAGTGCTTACGCCAATCCGACCGGCTGCCGCCGGCGAACTCGTCACCATGCCCCAGCTGTATCTGACGGATCTGTATCTTGAGAACGCTGGCAACGTCGCGAGGATCCGAGCCATTCAGGCTGGCCATCGTCTGGCTGCCATTTGGCGTGAGGGACTGACAGCTGACGGGGACTTTAGGCAGGCTGTCGATCAGTCCCGCAGCAATCCCGAAGGGCTAACTCACTGGCTCAACACGCGAACCGGCTCACGTCACAACTCTACTTGCAAGAACTATGAGAACACGTCACGGGGGCGGTTCTGTGGGCTGGATGAGGGGCGGGCCTGTGGGTTATGCGGCGGATAG
- a CDS encoding DUF1444 family protein, with amino-acid sequence MGFLSRFFGKESKPSKEHFAKVVMERLRAAGETGALDYDPENFRINHDSLVMNLGNAFADYCRCEESDREEILDQYLSAWITSRLEAPEEFEDARPDLYPVLRCRSYFEVEMPLSSQSAEPIDLPYEIIGEHLAVGLVYDLPQSMMSVSSDLLETWGVTFYEAMEVAKANLAASTEGYAKIGELYAVANGDAYDATRILLADLIESFEVDGDRIAMVPNRHTLLVAGSNDIDSLETMLDIVEKELDHERYITGVAFRLCDGNWEPWLPPAGHTLKDPFSLLHTQSVGRNYHNQKQLLDMQHEKAGTDIFVASYSAIEEESTGRLQTYTTWSRDVPTLLPKTDLLILMAMNSAGTDVELVASGTWKEVERIAGHLLEKTEHYPERFFVESFPTEEELSEIGKLDLG; translated from the coding sequence ATGGGTTTTCTCAGCCGTTTCTTTGGAAAAGAGTCGAAGCCATCGAAGGAGCACTTTGCCAAAGTCGTCATGGAGCGACTGAGGGCAGCTGGCGAGACGGGGGCCTTGGATTACGACCCCGAGAACTTCCGAATCAATCATGACAGCCTCGTCATGAACCTGGGCAATGCTTTCGCTGACTATTGTCGCTGCGAGGAGTCCGACCGGGAAGAAATATTAGACCAGTATTTATCGGCTTGGATTACTTCCAGGCTGGAGGCCCCCGAAGAGTTCGAGGATGCTCGACCCGATCTCTACCCTGTTCTCCGCTGCCGTTCTTACTTCGAAGTCGAAATGCCGCTGAGTTCGCAATCGGCGGAACCGATTGACCTGCCCTACGAGATTATCGGGGAACACCTGGCCGTAGGGCTCGTTTATGACTTACCCCAATCGATGATGAGTGTCTCGTCGGATCTCCTGGAAACCTGGGGGGTGACTTTCTACGAGGCTATGGAAGTCGCCAAGGCGAACTTGGCCGCATCGACTGAGGGCTACGCGAAGATAGGCGAGCTTTATGCCGTGGCCAACGGAGATGCCTATGATGCGACACGTATCTTACTGGCGGACCTTATCGAAAGCTTTGAAGTAGACGGCGATCGGATTGCCATGGTCCCGAACCGCCATACGCTACTCGTCGCTGGAAGCAATGACATTGATAGCTTAGAGACAATGCTTGATATTGTCGAGAAAGAGTTGGACCACGAGCGCTACATTACCGGAGTAGCGTTTCGTTTATGTGATGGCAACTGGGAGCCCTGGCTTCCGCCGGCGGGACATACCCTGAAGGACCCATTCAGCCTACTGCATACCCAGTCAGTTGGTCGCAACTACCACAATCAGAAGCAACTGCTCGACATGCAGCACGAGAAAGCAGGCACTGATATTTTTGTGGCCTCATACTCAGCAATCGAAGAGGAGTCGACTGGAAGACTGCAAACCTATACGACCTGGTCGAGGGACGTACCGACTCTGCTACCAAAGACCGATCTGCTGATCCTGATGGCTATGAACTCCGCTGGAACCGATGTGGAGCTTGTCGCGAGTGGTACGTGGAAAGAGGTTGAGAGAATCGCTGGTCACCTCCTCGAGAAAACAGAACACTATCCAGAGCGATTCTTTGTCGAGAGTTTCCCCACAGAGGAAGAGCTCTCCGAGATTGGTAAATTGGACTTGGGCTAG
- a CDS encoding SOS response-associated peptidase — protein MCGRFHQQGFAQLIDFYDAFLGGGFSSAGIPGLGERFNIGPQQQVFTLRKLEDLADAFSARWGLLPGWAKDEKLAYATFNARSETVATKPTFRSAFKRKRCLIPALGYYEWTGPKGNKQPHYVTRADEQPFLFYGLWEQRDALTTCTVITTDASPGIDWLHHRMPCIADPDPANNAVWLDPEFEDREHLLSLLKPTPADRLVTQAVSTFVNKVGNEGPECLEPADK, from the coding sequence ATGTGCGGACGCTTCCACCAACAGGGCTTCGCCCAGCTCATCGACTTCTACGATGCGTTCCTGGGTGGCGGCTTCTCCAGCGCTGGGATACCGGGGCTGGGGGAGCGGTTCAACATTGGACCGCAGCAACAGGTCTTCACGCTGCGAAAGCTCGAAGACCTTGCCGACGCCTTCTCCGCGCGCTGGGGGCTGCTTCCGGGATGGGCCAAGGATGAGAAGTTAGCCTACGCCACTTTCAACGCACGCAGTGAGACGGTGGCCACGAAGCCTACCTTCCGCAGTGCGTTCAAACGGAAGCGATGCTTGATTCCTGCCCTTGGTTACTATGAGTGGACAGGCCCGAAGGGAAACAAGCAGCCACACTACGTGACACGTGCTGACGAACAACCGTTTCTCTTCTACGGGCTGTGGGAGCAACGCGATGCCCTGACAACGTGCACAGTTATCACGACGGATGCCAGCCCTGGTATCGACTGGTTGCATCATCGGATGCCGTGTATCGCTGACCCCGACCCTGCGAACAACGCTGTATGGCTAGACCCCGAGTTTGAGGACCGGGAGCATCTACTTTCATTGCTAAAGCCGACGCCGGCGGATCGGTTGGTAACGCAAGCCGTCAGTACCTTCGTCAACAAAGTAGGTAACGAAGGGCCGGAGTGCTTGGAGCCGGCGGATAAATGA
- a CDS encoding helix-turn-helix domain-containing protein, with product MHDTSDTFAAVSGPARTDDFTEKVLAILNDIQRELTEMRERSSGARKDFYTIAEFAEIVKRSPYTARQWVREGRVAATRVSGTGPRGRLLIARSEIDKIVRHGLGESVPP from the coding sequence ATGCACGATACGAGTGACACTTTTGCTGCCGTTTCAGGTCCTGCGCGGACTGACGATTTTACCGAAAAGGTCCTTGCAATTCTGAACGATATTCAGCGTGAGCTCACGGAAATGCGCGAACGCTCGTCAGGGGCTAGAAAAGATTTTTACACCATCGCCGAATTCGCAGAAATCGTGAAGAGGTCGCCATATACAGCGAGACAGTGGGTTCGCGAAGGACGCGTTGCCGCGACGCGTGTATCAGGCACCGGCCCACGTGGCCGACTTCTGATTGCTCGATCAGAAATTGACAAAATCGTCCGCCATGGCCTCGGCGAGAGCGTGCCGCCATAA
- a CDS encoding DNA polymerase: MQRMTDVHGEQYQINCPFCGDRRQRCNVSYLYGVFDPATKSPRRHLFHCFNENCHQDRHNWELLWSNLTKAGYAPSDSPTCGRLLGTNPLGAPDPALPTGYTPLRYLQDSHPAQAYLLQRGFDPIPTSLRWQLGFCEGNKGTRPHFRDARLIVPLVGGLQGDRFLGWQARSLEQTPLAPKYFLSSGLRKTAILYNLSRAAQCNGPLVICEGVFDCMRVGENAISLLGCTISPTQANLLRRYAKGKDVVILLDRDAEEKARAIAWTLRKLSADTFGKIAVARLPEHRSDPGESTKEEVWHSIDAVLGNEWFPPPKSKYRIVDGTKNYRQKFATMAMGSKVSLSYRTNSPSGVCQVATPPLLMAVSGINQQIHVVYNAAAMFLKRLNGKQRLYEDALQSKCVELDYDLPPTDDFHDLATAYRLLEVASENGATSTDPESRISSVAVPRLDGSLDEFNSAIGEGRLEEQMESVLPKLKQTGQLDCYRLVELPCLQPIASMTQNGLRVDRQYLASYKKTPHAKLAAELTRHIDQAAGKIFPKLNPNGTVTGRITCTSPSLQSVPKEMRKCFVASPGKVLLNADYCEFEIRVLAERTKCPVLARALSSVHGVHCLIAAALYGIAPSDVSSGQRAVGKEVVFSVLNGMTAVGLAKKLGCTKGKAERFIDSFFKNFPTVAEWRSSVVNQAKCDAFACSQFGRRRALTDLSSADPMLCARAERSAVSMAIQGTAADLFKIALARVYAALPEDAQLLLPVHDAILVEAPVELREQVTESIKASMEAAMPKFETPLAVKVKSGNSWLECS, encoded by the coding sequence ATGCAACGAATGACAGATGTTCATGGTGAACAGTACCAGATCAACTGCCCTTTTTGTGGCGACCGGCGACAACGTTGCAACGTAAGCTATTTGTACGGAGTGTTTGATCCAGCCACGAAGTCTCCTCGGCGACACTTGTTCCATTGCTTTAACGAAAACTGCCATCAGGACCGTCACAATTGGGAGCTGCTCTGGTCGAATCTGACAAAAGCAGGCTACGCGCCGAGTGATTCGCCTACCTGTGGTCGACTCCTTGGCACCAATCCACTAGGAGCCCCTGATCCAGCGCTCCCGACTGGTTATACACCACTTCGCTACCTCCAAGATTCTCACCCCGCACAGGCTTATCTTCTGCAGCGTGGTTTCGATCCCATCCCAACTTCACTGCGCTGGCAACTCGGCTTCTGCGAAGGCAACAAGGGAACTAGGCCTCACTTTCGGGACGCTCGCCTCATTGTGCCACTAGTTGGGGGCTTGCAAGGGGATAGGTTCCTCGGCTGGCAGGCTCGCTCGCTCGAACAGACGCCTCTCGCACCGAAGTACTTCTTATCGAGCGGACTGCGAAAAACGGCAATCCTTTACAATCTGTCACGTGCCGCTCAGTGCAATGGCCCGCTGGTCATTTGTGAGGGAGTCTTCGATTGTATGCGTGTTGGCGAAAACGCGATAAGTCTGCTTGGCTGTACAATCTCGCCGACCCAAGCCAATTTGCTGCGGCGGTACGCGAAAGGCAAAGATGTCGTCATCCTGCTCGATCGCGACGCGGAGGAAAAAGCAAGGGCAATTGCTTGGACGTTGCGAAAGCTGTCAGCAGACACCTTCGGTAAGATCGCTGTAGCCCGTTTGCCCGAACACCGCAGTGATCCCGGAGAGTCAACAAAGGAAGAGGTTTGGCACTCCATCGATGCTGTGCTAGGCAACGAATGGTTTCCTCCGCCAAAATCAAAGTACCGTATAGTCGATGGCACAAAAAACTATCGGCAGAAGTTTGCGACAATGGCGATGGGCTCCAAAGTTAGCCTGAGCTATCGGACCAATAGTCCCAGCGGTGTTTGCCAAGTTGCCACACCACCTCTGCTCATGGCAGTCAGCGGTATTAATCAACAAATCCATGTTGTCTACAACGCGGCGGCGATGTTCTTGAAGCGATTAAATGGCAAGCAACGTCTCTATGAGGATGCCCTGCAGTCGAAGTGTGTTGAACTGGACTACGATCTGCCACCCACGGACGATTTTCATGATCTAGCCACTGCATACAGGCTGCTTGAGGTGGCTAGCGAGAACGGTGCCACTTCTACCGACCCTGAAAGCAGAATATCGTCAGTTGCGGTTCCTAGGCTCGACGGTTCACTTGATGAGTTTAACTCCGCCATAGGGGAAGGACGTCTCGAGGAACAGATGGAGTCCGTGCTGCCAAAGTTAAAGCAGACCGGTCAGCTTGATTGCTACAGGCTTGTCGAACTTCCCTGTTTGCAGCCCATCGCCAGCATGACGCAAAATGGTCTGCGGGTAGATCGCCAGTATTTGGCGAGCTATAAAAAAACTCCTCACGCCAAGCTGGCGGCAGAACTTACGCGCCACATCGATCAGGCCGCCGGCAAGATTTTTCCCAAGCTCAATCCCAATGGCACAGTGACTGGCCGGATCACTTGTACTAGTCCGAGTTTGCAGTCCGTTCCTAAAGAAATGCGAAAGTGCTTCGTCGCCTCACCTGGAAAGGTACTACTTAACGCCGACTACTGCGAATTCGAAATACGCGTCCTAGCGGAACGAACGAAATGCCCGGTGCTCGCCCGTGCGTTAAGTTCCGTACATGGTGTTCACTGCCTGATCGCTGCCGCTCTCTATGGAATCGCCCCTAGCGATGTTAGCAGCGGACAACGGGCAGTCGGCAAGGAGGTTGTCTTTTCCGTGCTCAACGGGATGACGGCAGTGGGACTGGCCAAAAAGCTTGGCTGCACGAAAGGGAAGGCAGAGCGATTTATCGATTCCTTTTTCAAGAACTTTCCAACCGTTGCCGAATGGAGGTCTTCGGTCGTCAATCAGGCGAAATGCGATGCCTTCGCATGCTCACAGTTTGGACGTCGGCGGGCATTAACAGATTTGTCGTCAGCGGACCCTATGCTGTGCGCGAGGGCTGAACGCTCGGCTGTCAGCATGGCCATACAAGGTACTGCCGCGGATTTGTTCAAGATTGCCCTGGCAAGGGTCTATGCGGCTCTGCCCGAAGACGCTCAGCTGCTTCTGCCAGTGCATGATGCCATCCTTGTGGAGGCACCTGTTGAGCTAAGGGAGCAAGTAACTGAGTCAATAAAGGCGAGCATGGAAGCAGCCATGCCAAAGTTTGAAACACCGCTTGCCGTGAAGGTAAAGTCGGGGAATTCCTGGTTGGAGTGCAGCTAA
- a CDS encoding HNH endonuclease → MTSLSSPPQREVAALVLQGNPKYYDMDAYFSRQTFVYWNCPKFADQATVGLPVLFKRSGSDSGIVAVGAVEEVPKPIDQLNHPEMLGGDLWSGEAADASLKVGVRLDDVRLSVDNGMLPWSELKQITSLTDHPLVKTRLGTVFRLSDTQALDVLRLWGADYSLLAPNAPTASEGTRYLATHRRIERDQGIVLAKKNCIRKEKGFLACEVCGFRYDQSYPKELAYGFIEAHHIKPLSELRNPTITTMDDLILVCANCHRMIHRTKDAEKNLELLSRHFSNVD, encoded by the coding sequence ATGACCAGCCTGTCATCACCACCGCAGCGTGAGGTTGCCGCTCTAGTTCTTCAGGGCAATCCCAAGTACTACGACATGGATGCCTACTTCTCTCGGCAGACTTTCGTGTATTGGAATTGCCCAAAGTTCGCTGATCAGGCAACCGTCGGACTGCCGGTACTGTTCAAACGTAGTGGATCAGACAGCGGTATCGTAGCCGTGGGGGCTGTCGAGGAAGTTCCGAAACCTATCGATCAATTGAATCACCCAGAGATGTTAGGTGGGGACTTGTGGAGTGGCGAAGCTGCCGATGCCAGCTTGAAGGTCGGAGTTCGGCTCGATGACGTCAGGCTGAGCGTCGATAACGGCATGCTTCCTTGGTCTGAATTAAAACAGATTACTAGCCTGACAGACCATCCCTTGGTGAAAACGCGTCTAGGGACAGTTTTTCGGTTGAGTGATACGCAAGCCCTTGATGTACTTCGCCTATGGGGAGCGGATTACTCGCTGCTCGCACCCAATGCCCCCACTGCATCCGAAGGCACACGTTATCTGGCGACTCACCGCCGAATCGAACGCGACCAGGGAATCGTCCTCGCGAAGAAAAACTGCATTCGAAAGGAGAAAGGCTTCTTAGCCTGTGAAGTTTGTGGTTTCCGCTACGACCAAAGCTATCCTAAAGAGTTGGCTTACGGTTTTATTGAAGCCCACCACATAAAGCCATTATCCGAACTCAGAAACCCTACCATTACGACGATGGACGATTTGATTCTAGTCTGCGCTAACTGCCATCGGATGATTCACCGTACGAAAGATGCAGAGAAGAATCTTGAGTTACTGAGCCGTCACTTTAGTAACGTAGACTAG
- a CDS encoding DUF927 domain-containing protein, translating into MPNSTPNTGPETPESPVQIIYLDDNDSAHEIDHIDLLDRYPDVLAAVQENSLGQPARFQLSHHEKLIPEERWCVFRLIDEAGGIIISDVEDDGESLDLVDFTLNCLHDDSIPSRCKESVDAAIEAIALLYGDDPASACSKLARELKRLNVSGYTPAKLVKRVAKLATAMTATVHEDAGPVAIPGQSIELVLGDCPYPSESIVPAGWVLSGNGIFVPANDHRGRILVAAAAIIIVSLAREPNSEVNYVYLAWRRNAQWQGWLATREEISDARKLVSPSRVGLPVTSGNASQIVEYLAAFETVNFTTLPRTIYTKQQGWTKPVDGQVGFVLGTDFIVMTSEQTDNQPSSGVIFQGRDDGDDQLVAGYRSQGELQEWKRAVSLVADHPTALLVFYAAFAAPILEYVGVSNFIVDVCGPTSQGKTTLLRLVASIFGNPRESHADCVVMSWDATPVGLERAAATRTHLPLLIDDTKLARFKEDISRLIYDFAAGRGRQRGSVTGSAATSIFRGVAIITGEAPATSYSGDGGTHARVLPLWGSPFGPASQEIGVQLSRALQTVSENYGSAGRVFINYLIDNDASWSQWKCEFNQYLTRFQDLAADNPIAQRMAPKCAVICLAAHLVHEALDLPWAYADPVTPLWDTLTAESCLGDRATSAMRSLHEWTVANQLRFCRDRSTSLPQGQNAPPMSVIDALGLWPGLRRTRPYKNAAVRWYGFLPDKLRKFLNDAGYEADAIIRTWQDRGWILRDTSSGKFRLRGQMNGSTPWLIAIPQPVLEGTEEETRPCQAE; encoded by the coding sequence ATGCCTAATTCTACACCAAACACAGGACCTGAAACACCCGAGAGTCCTGTCCAAATAATCTACCTTGACGACAACGACAGCGCACATGAAATCGATCACATCGATTTACTAGACCGGTATCCTGACGTCCTGGCTGCCGTCCAGGAGAATTCGCTCGGCCAACCGGCACGGTTCCAGCTCTCCCACCACGAGAAACTAATCCCTGAAGAACGCTGGTGTGTTTTCCGCCTGATTGACGAAGCCGGAGGCATAATCATTTCCGACGTTGAAGATGATGGCGAAAGCCTTGATCTTGTTGATTTCACCTTAAATTGTCTACACGACGATTCAATTCCGTCGAGGTGCAAGGAATCAGTAGACGCAGCGATTGAAGCCATCGCCTTACTTTACGGCGACGACCCGGCTTCAGCTTGCAGCAAACTGGCAAGGGAGCTCAAACGGTTAAACGTGAGCGGCTACACGCCGGCAAAGCTTGTCAAAAGAGTTGCGAAGCTAGCCACAGCAATGACTGCCACGGTTCATGAGGATGCCGGGCCTGTGGCGATCCCTGGGCAGTCGATCGAACTAGTACTTGGTGATTGCCCGTATCCAAGCGAAAGCATTGTACCTGCAGGTTGGGTGCTCAGCGGGAATGGCATCTTCGTTCCAGCAAACGACCATCGCGGCAGAATTCTTGTCGCCGCAGCTGCAATCATCATCGTGTCGCTCGCAAGAGAGCCCAACAGCGAAGTTAATTATGTGTATCTTGCGTGGCGCCGCAATGCACAGTGGCAAGGCTGGCTGGCGACTCGCGAAGAAATTTCCGACGCACGGAAGCTGGTCTCACCTTCTAGGGTCGGGCTACCAGTAACGTCTGGAAATGCCAGTCAGATAGTTGAATACCTCGCCGCCTTCGAAACGGTTAACTTTACTACGCTGCCGCGAACTATCTACACAAAACAGCAGGGTTGGACGAAGCCAGTCGACGGTCAGGTAGGTTTTGTGCTCGGAACCGACTTCATTGTTATGACGTCAGAACAAACTGACAATCAGCCGAGTTCAGGAGTGATTTTCCAAGGGAGGGATGACGGGGATGACCAACTGGTCGCAGGATACCGCTCTCAAGGCGAACTGCAGGAATGGAAACGTGCGGTCAGCCTCGTTGCTGACCATCCAACTGCCCTGCTTGTCTTCTACGCCGCGTTTGCCGCGCCAATTCTTGAGTACGTCGGCGTAAGCAACTTCATCGTCGATGTCTGCGGTCCGACGAGCCAGGGCAAGACAACGTTACTCCGTCTCGTCGCCAGCATCTTTGGGAATCCGCGAGAATCTCATGCGGATTGTGTTGTGATGAGTTGGGACGCGACGCCCGTGGGTCTCGAAAGAGCGGCGGCGACACGAACGCATTTGCCCCTGCTCATTGACGACACAAAGCTTGCTCGCTTCAAGGAAGATATCTCTCGGCTGATTTACGACTTTGCGGCAGGTCGCGGCAGACAGCGCGGCTCAGTCACTGGTAGTGCGGCAACATCCATCTTCCGGGGTGTCGCAATTATCACGGGCGAGGCACCAGCCACAAGTTACAGCGGCGACGGAGGAACCCACGCTCGCGTGCTGCCACTTTGGGGTTCACCGTTTGGGCCCGCCAGCCAAGAAATCGGCGTGCAGCTCAGTCGGGCGCTCCAGACAGTTTCGGAAAACTACGGAAGTGCCGGCAGAGTTTTTATAAATTATTTGATTGACAACGATGCAAGTTGGTCGCAATGGAAATGTGAGTTCAACCAGTATCTCACACGATTTCAGGATCTGGCTGCCGACAATCCGATCGCGCAGAGGATGGCTCCAAAGTGCGCTGTCATCTGCTTGGCAGCCCACCTTGTGCATGAGGCTCTCGACCTGCCCTGGGCTTATGCTGACCCTGTCACGCCGCTCTGGGATACGCTCACTGCAGAAAGCTGCCTGGGGGACCGAGCAACGTCAGCAATGAGGTCGCTTCATGAGTGGACGGTCGCCAACCAGCTTAGGTTTTGTAGGGATCGGTCGACGTCGCTTCCTCAGGGTCAGAATGCACCACCGATGTCGGTGATCGATGCACTCGGCCTTTGGCCTGGACTACGGCGAACAAGACCCTATAAGAATGCCGCCGTCAGGTGGTACGGATTCTTGCCAGACAAGTTACGCAAGTTCCTCAATGACGCTGGCTATGAAGCTGATGCGATCATCCGTACTTGGCAGGACAGGGGATGGATCCTGCGCGACACAAGCAGCGGTAAGTTCAGGCTGCGAGGACAGATGAATGGCTCGACTCCTTGGCTCATTGCCATCCCCCAGCCTGTGCTCGAGGGCACCGAGGAGGAAACACGGCCCTGCCAGGCAGAGTAA
- a CDS encoding LamG domain-containing protein has product MRSSSLLVVAVMFAAAFCTPAPTAAITSLSGPVHHWKLDEATGNIATDSVAGNNGTLFNWGIAERRWVPGKIGRALDFGDADNAVFTDAPIAHDQYTIAFWLKVRAPEGINPRLVGPSDGLHHWLVIGNEDNFGVGFYYDHGAVTVQDRIPPVLNEWEHYAVTYDRAAGMAAVYRNGSEVVSGTFNDALPSGNWVFGHQGDPSNHNDSLNGLLDDIRIYDRLLLESEISNLAAIPEPSALVGGLILAALYSSVARVPKR; this is encoded by the coding sequence ATGAGATCCTCAAGCCTGTTAGTCGTGGCAGTCATGTTTGCGGCTGCGTTTTGCACTCCGGCTCCAACTGCAGCAATCACCAGCCTTTCGGGCCCCGTTCACCACTGGAAGTTAGATGAAGCAACAGGCAATATTGCCACAGACTCCGTAGCTGGAAACAACGGCACGCTGTTCAATTGGGGGATAGCCGAAAGACGCTGGGTGCCAGGCAAGATCGGTCGTGCCCTAGATTTTGGTGATGCGGACAATGCTGTCTTCACTGACGCACCTATCGCACACGACCAGTACACAATAGCGTTTTGGTTAAAAGTAAGAGCACCGGAGGGAATTAATCCTCGACTTGTCGGCCCATCTGACGGCCTCCACCACTGGCTGGTCATCGGTAATGAAGACAACTTCGGTGTTGGCTTCTACTACGACCACGGGGCCGTCACCGTGCAAGATCGTATTCCACCAGTACTAAATGAGTGGGAGCATTACGCGGTCACGTACGATCGCGCCGCTGGAATGGCTGCGGTGTATCGCAACGGATCCGAAGTAGTCAGCGGAACATTCAATGACGCATTGCCGAGCGGCAACTGGGTGTTTGGGCACCAAGGGGATCCGAGTAACCACAACGATTCCCTGAACGGTCTGTTGGATGACATTCGGATTTACGATCGGCTTCTACTAGAGAGTGAGATATCGAATTTGGCAGCTATTCCCGAGCCGTCAGCGTTAGTTGGGGGGCTGATACTTGCAGCTCTCTACTCGAGTGTGGCTAGAGTACCTAAACGTTAA
- a CDS encoding CIA30 family protein — MTGSTVLAVLLCLNSAVATEKQPMRTLFDFSNPNAAKFWQAVNDGVMGGLSEGDFAIAKRGQLEFTGSLSLENNGGFASVRARSSKLKLKDGDSIVLRVRGDGRTYLLQLYVPTRKIAYSYRSEFKTVKDKWLEVELPLDKFVATWFGREVETAEKVKPPEVTGIGLMLADKQAGPFKLVVEWIKTGMPTKNEIAVSAKPRSKRNEN, encoded by the coding sequence ATGACTGGTTCCACAGTACTTGCCGTACTTCTTTGTCTCAACAGTGCTGTAGCGACTGAAAAGCAGCCGATGCGGACTCTGTTCGACTTTTCCAATCCCAATGCCGCCAAGTTTTGGCAAGCCGTCAACGACGGTGTGATGGGCGGCCTGTCCGAAGGTGATTTCGCGATAGCCAAGCGTGGCCAGCTAGAGTTCACCGGCTCGCTCTCATTGGAAAACAATGGAGGATTCGCTTCAGTGCGGGCTAGGTCTAGTAAGCTCAAACTGAAGGATGGTGACTCGATCGTGTTACGGGTGAGGGGTGACGGGAGGACCTATCTACTTCAGTTGTATGTTCCCACGCGGAAGATTGCTTATTCTTACCGCTCCGAGTTTAAGACGGTGAAAGATAAGTGGCTCGAAGTCGAGTTGCCGCTGGATAAGTTCGTCGCCACTTGGTTCGGGCGAGAGGTCGAAACAGCAGAAAAAGTGAAACCGCCGGAAGTAACCGGCATCGGCCTGATGCTTGCCGACAAGCAAGCCGGACCGTTCAAGCTGGTGGTCGAATGGATCAAGACCGGTATGCCGACAAAGAACGAGATCGCCGTGTCGGCGAAGCCTCGCAGCAAGCGTAACGAGAACTAG